A window of the Sporosarcina sp. FSL K6-2383 genome harbors these coding sequences:
- a CDS encoding EAL domain-containing protein encodes MNHSKVLETDLLKAIERNELFLHFQPKVNLKTEKVVGVEALIRWQHPEIGLIAPGDFIPIAEEIGEITRIGKWVLYNACKQNKKWQDDGFSPIIMSVNLSPCQLLEQDLFKTVSQVLKETGLSPCYLELEITEGITIDIPKAISMMKQLRELGILISLDDFGTGYNTLTYLKEFPVDIIKIDRSFVNDLVHSSKDREIVKMIITLAHSLNIRVIAEGIETEEHLQFLKLHHCNEGQGYLFSKPVTGENLIIKFRLTEKMEKSHA; translated from the coding sequence ATGAATCATTCTAAAGTGCTTGAAACGGATTTGCTGAAAGCAATTGAGCGTAATGAGTTATTCTTGCATTTTCAACCAAAGGTGAACTTGAAAACTGAGAAAGTAGTGGGCGTCGAAGCTTTAATCAGATGGCAGCATCCCGAAATTGGGCTAATTGCACCAGGTGATTTTATACCTATAGCGGAGGAAATAGGTGAAATTACTCGAATTGGAAAATGGGTATTATACAATGCATGTAAACAAAATAAGAAATGGCAAGACGATGGTTTTTCTCCGATTATCATGTCCGTTAATCTTTCTCCTTGTCAACTACTCGAGCAGGACCTCTTTAAGACTGTTTCTCAAGTATTAAAGGAAACAGGTCTTTCCCCGTGCTATCTAGAGCTTGAAATTACTGAAGGGATAACAATCGATATTCCCAAGGCGATTAGTATGATGAAGCAATTGAGAGAACTTGGCATTTTAATAAGTCTCGATGATTTCGGGACGGGCTATAATACGTTGACCTATTTAAAGGAATTTCCTGTAGATATTATTAAAATCGATAGGTCATTTGTGAATGATTTAGTGCATAGTTCAAAAGACAGGGAAATCGTAAAAATGATTATTACCCTAGCTCATAGTTTGAATATACGCGTGATAGCTGAAGGGATTGAGACAGAGGAGCATCTTCAATTTTTAAAGCTGCATCACTGTAATGAGGGGCAGGGGTATCTTTTCAGCAAGCCTGTAACAGGAGAAAACCTAATTATTAAATTCAGGTTAACCGAGAAAATGGAAAAAAGTCACGCTTAG
- a CDS encoding sodium-dependent transporter, which translates to MKQRDQWTSKIGFVLAAAGSAIGLGAIWKFPYMVGTNGGSVFVLLFIICTVAIGLPILLAEFVIGRKGQADVVTSLKKLAPGRLWYMLGWMGLAVSFILLSFYSVVGGWILSYLARAITLRLDVADHSEYFNSIISNPLEVLLAQAVFMGLTIWIVQSGIRGGIERASRWMMPLLFIFFIILAIRSLTLDGAMEGVRFLFVPDWSYFTGTTLLLALGQAFFSLSVGVTAMMTYASYLPKEEQLGQSAVNVSILNIVISLLAGLVIFPAVFALGQSPAEGPGLIFVILPAIFSQIPFGNVFMIVFFILMLFATLTSSISMLEIVVSTGIRQRHERRKSAAWVFGILIFIVGIPSALSFGALSDVQIFGGSIFDFADTLTSKIGMPLGALCISLFAGFVLTKAQTDAELRMHPIMNALWKFLVRFVVPAAIIVIFITWIIELSA; encoded by the coding sequence CGTGATCAATGGACGTCGAAAATTGGCTTCGTTCTCGCTGCCGCTGGTAGTGCGATTGGACTTGGTGCCATTTGGAAATTCCCTTATATGGTAGGAACGAATGGTGGTAGTGTCTTCGTCCTGCTATTCATTATTTGTACAGTTGCAATTGGGCTGCCAATCTTGCTTGCAGAATTCGTCATCGGACGGAAAGGTCAGGCAGATGTCGTTACTTCTCTAAAAAAACTAGCGCCTGGTCGCCTATGGTATATGCTTGGCTGGATGGGACTTGCAGTATCTTTTATTCTGTTATCGTTTTACAGCGTTGTTGGTGGATGGATTCTATCATACTTGGCACGCGCTATAACCTTACGACTCGATGTCGCTGATCATAGTGAATACTTCAATTCTATCATTTCCAATCCACTGGAGGTTCTACTCGCTCAGGCGGTCTTTATGGGACTAACGATTTGGATTGTACAAAGTGGTATTCGAGGTGGCATTGAGCGGGCGAGTAGATGGATGATGCCGCTATTATTCATATTCTTCATCATCCTAGCGATTCGTTCATTGACATTAGACGGGGCTATGGAAGGTGTCCGCTTCTTGTTTGTACCGGATTGGTCTTACTTTACAGGCACCACACTGTTACTGGCACTTGGGCAAGCGTTCTTCTCTTTGAGTGTCGGGGTAACTGCCATGATGACATATGCATCTTATTTGCCAAAAGAAGAACAGTTGGGGCAATCTGCCGTCAACGTTTCCATCTTAAATATTGTCATTTCGTTATTAGCCGGACTTGTCATTTTCCCAGCGGTGTTCGCACTTGGGCAATCACCCGCTGAAGGACCAGGACTTATTTTTGTCATCCTGCCTGCGATTTTTAGCCAAATCCCATTTGGCAATGTGTTCATGATTGTATTCTTCATCTTAATGCTGTTTGCGACACTAACATCATCAATTTCCATGCTAGAAATTGTTGTATCTACGGGTATTCGCCAGAGGCATGAGCGTAGAAAAAGTGCTGCTTGGGTATTCGGTATTCTGATCTTCATCGTCGGTATACCGAGCGCTTTGTCATTCGGCGCACTGTCTGATGTACAAATTTTTGGCGGATCCATTTTCGACTTTGCTGACACATTGACAAGTAAAATTGGGATGCCACTCGGCGCACTTTGTATTTCACTGTTCGCAGGTTTTGTCCTTACGAAAGCACAAACAGACGCGGAACTACGTATGCATCCTATCATGAATGCACTGTGGAAATTCCTTGTTCGATTTGTAGTACCTGCTGCGATTATTGTTATTTTTATTACATGGATTATTGAACTTTCCGCTTAA
- a CDS encoding peptidylprolyl isomerase, with the protein MKKYYFSLLSILVIVLLTACGTAADKEPVLEKEKPADQVPAEGNSAKDQEEATIMYPQLSKEVAANEALVVMNTTLGPIKIKLFPEQAPKTVENFLTHAENGYYDGIIFHRVIKDFMIQGGDPTGTGMGGESIYGDTFEDEFTMNLFNINGALSMANAGPGTNGSQFFIVQKPQAPATAKQMEEGGWPAEIAKAYEETGGTPHLDQKHTVFGQVIEGMDVVNKIADVKKGAQDKPVEDVSIESIEILQK; encoded by the coding sequence ATGAAAAAATATTATTTCTCTCTACTATCAATCCTTGTCATTGTTCTGTTAACTGCTTGCGGAACAGCTGCTGATAAAGAACCAGTCTTAGAGAAAGAAAAACCCGCTGACCAAGTGCCAGCTGAAGGAAATAGTGCAAAAGATCAAGAGGAGGCAACAATTATGTATCCACAGTTATCAAAAGAAGTAGCAGCAAACGAGGCGCTTGTCGTCATGAACACAACACTCGGTCCGATTAAAATCAAGCTTTTCCCAGAACAGGCTCCAAAAACAGTCGAAAACTTTTTGACACACGCTGAGAATGGCTATTATGATGGTATCATTTTCCACCGTGTTATTAAAGATTTCATGATTCAAGGTGGAGACCCAACAGGTACTGGAATGGGTGGAGAAAGCATCTATGGTGATACGTTTGAAGATGAATTCACAATGAATCTATTCAACATCAATGGTGCATTGTCAATGGCAAATGCTGGACCTGGAACAAATGGTAGCCAGTTCTTCATCGTTCAGAAACCACAAGCACCTGCAACAGCTAAGCAAATGGAAGAAGGCGGCTGGCCAGCAGAAATTGCAAAAGCTTATGAAGAAACAGGCGGTACACCACATCTTGACCAAAAGCATACAGTATTCGGACAAGTGATCGAAGGCATGGACGTTGTTAACAAAATTGCCGACGTGAAAAAAGGTGCACAAGATAAGCCTGTTGAAGACGTTTCTATCGAATCTATTGAAATTCTTCAAAAATAA
- a CDS encoding MFS transporter, with protein MNVQKRNFIIILISNFLVAGTMTMIMPFLSLYIETFGDHSDAYVQKWSGLIFGASFVTAFIMSPIWGRVADKYGFKPILLINGFGIATSVFLMGFVDSVEVFFLLRLLNGVVTGFIPTSLAFVSSQTSKEEAGKMLGTLQMGSVTGTLFGPALGGLLADTFGFQYTFIITSISVVIAAIIVLFGIQEQRRAKSDRTNRYSRKAILSGLLHHRLMLNVMIVTALIQIGNFSIQPLLSLYVAQLSDAKDVAFLAGITFSAAGLGNLLFARHWGKLGDDIGYEKVLSMLLLLSFVFIIPQAFVTELWQLIICRLLFGIAIGGMIPITTALVRREAPVDIQGEVMGYNTSFRFLGNIIGPMFGGIISGFIGISSVFLLTGVLFLVGFAFLYYAKRKPGQDFEDFLALKEQQS; from the coding sequence ATGAACGTGCAAAAACGAAATTTTATCATTATCTTAATTTCTAACTTCCTCGTCGCTGGCACAATGACGATGATTATGCCTTTCCTTTCCCTCTATATTGAAACTTTCGGAGACCATTCCGATGCTTACGTTCAAAAATGGTCAGGTCTTATTTTTGGTGCATCCTTTGTAACAGCTTTCATTATGTCGCCTATTTGGGGACGTGTCGCTGACAAATATGGCTTCAAGCCGATTTTGCTCATTAACGGTTTCGGGATTGCGACATCCGTCTTTCTAATGGGCTTCGTTGATTCAGTAGAAGTATTTTTCCTCTTACGCTTACTCAACGGTGTTGTCACAGGATTTATTCCCACGTCACTTGCATTTGTATCCTCACAAACCTCCAAAGAAGAAGCAGGTAAAATGCTCGGCACTTTACAAATGGGGAGCGTGACGGGGACTTTGTTTGGCCCTGCTTTAGGTGGATTACTCGCGGATACATTCGGATTTCAATATACCTTTATCATCACTTCAATTTCTGTCGTAATAGCTGCGATCATCGTACTTTTCGGCATTCAAGAGCAACGACGTGCGAAAAGTGACCGGACGAATCGCTATTCTCGCAAAGCCATTTTAAGCGGACTACTGCACCATCGACTCATGTTGAATGTAATGATTGTCACTGCACTTATTCAAATTGGTAATTTCAGCATCCAACCACTATTGTCACTTTATGTTGCTCAATTATCTGATGCCAAGGATGTCGCTTTCCTCGCAGGTATCACCTTTAGTGCAGCTGGCTTAGGTAATCTATTATTTGCCCGTCATTGGGGAAAGCTTGGTGATGATATCGGTTACGAAAAGGTATTATCAATGTTACTGTTGCTATCCTTTGTGTTCATCATCCCACAAGCGTTTGTCACTGAGTTATGGCAACTCATTATTTGTCGACTACTCTTCGGTATTGCAATTGGGGGAATGATTCCTATTACAACCGCGCTTGTTAGGCGCGAAGCTCCTGTGGATATCCAAGGCGAGGTTATGGGGTATAACACCAGCTTCCGCTTTCTAGGCAATATTATCGGCCCCATGTTCGGCGGAATCATTAGTGGTTTTATCGGCATCTCGTCCGTTTTTCTTTTAACAGGTGTATTATTCCTTGTCGGCTTTGCCTTTCTTTATTATGCGAAAAGAAAACCTGGTCAAGATTTTGAAGATTTCCTAGCACTAAAAGAACAACAATCATGA
- a CDS encoding MalY/PatB family protein — protein MSVFEKVIERRETRSVKWDMMEKIYNIEDASDILPMWVADMDFAAPEAVIQAMKERLDHPVFGYSYACEGCKNAVRTWLSERHEWETKNEWMLFHQGVVPAIASVVETFTTAGDGILVTSPVYPPFFQIPQRQQRNIVECVMLEENGAYSIDFEEFEKCLQQNVKLFILCNPHNPGGIVWKESELKEMLRLCTKYDVLILADEIHADLVFPGHKHIPLVTLAGEEADRIITCVAPTKTFNIAGVQAALMIATDEGVREKLTLNAMAHGQMDLSPFAAAALTAAYKEGGPWLDELLEIISSNMDYVIHELTSAISGLKIAKPHGTYLLWIDYRGTGLTEDEMMDRLLNKGKLALEPGTKYGEAGRGFLRMNVATPRSLVEEGVNRFVTALTD, from the coding sequence ATGAGTGTATTTGAAAAAGTCATTGAACGACGAGAAACCCGTTCTGTAAAATGGGACATGATGGAGAAAATTTATAATATTGAAGACGCATCAGATATTTTACCGATGTGGGTCGCTGATATGGATTTTGCTGCACCTGAAGCCGTCATTCAAGCGATGAAGGAACGGCTTGACCACCCTGTCTTCGGCTACTCGTATGCTTGTGAAGGCTGTAAAAATGCTGTTCGGACATGGTTATCTGAGCGTCATGAATGGGAAACTAAAAACGAATGGATGCTATTTCATCAGGGAGTTGTCCCTGCAATTGCCTCCGTTGTTGAAACATTCACGACGGCGGGTGACGGAATTCTTGTCACCTCTCCTGTCTATCCACCATTTTTTCAAATTCCACAACGACAACAACGAAACATCGTTGAATGCGTTATGCTTGAAGAAAATGGAGCTTATTCCATCGACTTTGAAGAATTCGAAAAATGCCTACAGCAAAATGTAAAACTGTTTATCTTATGTAATCCGCATAACCCTGGAGGCATCGTCTGGAAAGAAAGCGAGTTAAAAGAAATGCTAAGACTTTGTACAAAATATGATGTTCTTATTTTAGCGGATGAAATTCACGCTGATCTCGTCTTCCCGGGACATAAACATATTCCACTAGTCACATTGGCGGGCGAAGAAGCTGACCGTATCATCACTTGTGTCGCACCTACAAAAACCTTTAACATCGCAGGTGTCCAAGCGGCGTTAATGATCGCGACAGACGAAGGTGTACGGGAGAAACTGACGTTGAATGCGATGGCTCACGGCCAGATGGATTTGAGTCCATTTGCAGCTGCCGCACTAACTGCTGCCTATAAAGAAGGCGGCCCATGGTTAGACGAATTACTCGAAATCATTTCTTCGAATATGGACTATGTCATTCATGAGCTGACGTCAGCAATCTCTGGCTTAAAAATTGCGAAGCCACATGGTACGTATCTACTTTGGATTGACTATCGTGGTACGGGGTTAACTGAAGATGAAATGATGGACAGGTTGTTGAATAAAGGGAAGCTTGCACTTGAACCAGGGACAAAATACGGAGAGGCAGGACGCGGCTTCCTACGGATGAATGTCGCGACACCACGTTCACTTGTCGAAGAAGGCGTTAACCGATTTGTGACTGCACTGACTGACTGA
- a CDS encoding methyl-accepting chemotaxis protein gives MRWTINKKLLGGFTAVLLLLIISIGISFTQITSLRDSYTDLIDDKAMKAVEIKELQVAVKQEMITMRGYLLSGDSKSLQAHTDAASKYREVYDALHPKFKGPEFIKMLEEVNEIEAEYARFTEKVFDLKKKNRNAEYQALVSSEGIGIVLRLDEAVKELSDSQHNLLVTGSTQNAKKVQSTVILVLAVGIVAVLVGIVIALIMGRLISTPVIALANSAIKMAEGDLSVKPVKVKNKDEIGDLVNSFNLMAKNLRIVIEKVSINSSHTASSAEELTASAEQTARATEQIATSIQEIASGTETQVDSANDSSTAMNEMAIGIQQIAETSSSVSESAIETNKEANLGNESLQKMIHQMNTIHDAVADSALGIKKLGELSNEIGNIIGVITGIADQTNLLALNAAIEAARAGEHGKGFAVVADEVRKLAEQSRESAGQIAGLITQIQDDTNEAVHVMEVGTTEVATGKLIIDETGKRFEKILISIEQVTAQIQEVTAISEEMSASTEEVNASIGEMANIAQHSADNTQNVASASEEQLASMEEITASATTLSKMAEDLQETVKQFKLN, from the coding sequence ATGAGATGGACAATTAACAAAAAGTTATTAGGTGGATTCACTGCCGTTTTATTATTACTAATCATATCAATTGGCATAAGTTTTACCCAAATTACAAGTTTGAGAGATTCATATACTGATTTAATAGACGATAAGGCAATGAAAGCGGTGGAAATCAAAGAATTACAAGTGGCGGTAAAACAAGAAATGATTACAATGAGGGGATATTTATTATCTGGGGATAGTAAGTCACTTCAAGCCCATACTGACGCTGCTTCGAAGTATAGAGAAGTCTATGATGCCTTACATCCAAAATTCAAAGGACCAGAATTTATTAAGATGTTGGAAGAAGTTAACGAAATAGAAGCTGAGTATGCTCGATTCACAGAAAAAGTATTTGATTTAAAAAAGAAGAATAGAAATGCAGAATACCAAGCGCTCGTTTCTTCAGAAGGAATAGGTATCGTACTCAGACTAGATGAAGCAGTAAAAGAGCTCTCAGATAGTCAGCATAATTTGTTGGTTACAGGTAGTACGCAAAATGCTAAAAAGGTACAAAGTACAGTTATACTTGTCCTAGCAGTAGGAATTGTTGCCGTTTTAGTTGGAATTGTTATCGCGCTTATTATGGGACGACTTATTTCAACACCGGTAATTGCTTTAGCTAATTCGGCTATAAAAATGGCAGAAGGGGATCTTTCTGTTAAACCTGTAAAAGTGAAAAACAAAGATGAGATTGGAGATTTGGTCAATTCATTCAATCTGATGGCTAAAAACCTTCGGATAGTAATTGAAAAAGTTAGTATTAACTCAAGCCATACAGCATCCTCTGCAGAAGAGTTAACTGCAAGTGCGGAACAAACAGCCCGAGCGACGGAGCAGATTGCAACATCTATTCAGGAAATTGCAAGTGGTACGGAGACGCAAGTTGATTCAGCCAATGATTCCTCTACAGCCATGAATGAAATGGCAATTGGCATACAACAAATAGCTGAAACATCTTCTTCTGTTTCAGAATCAGCAATTGAAACAAACAAGGAAGCTAACTTGGGGAATGAATCTCTTCAAAAAATGATTCATCAAATGAACACCATTCATGATGCAGTAGCGGATTCTGCTTTGGGTATCAAAAAATTAGGAGAGCTATCCAATGAGATTGGTAATATTATTGGAGTCATAACTGGAATAGCTGATCAAACTAATTTATTGGCTTTAAATGCAGCGATTGAAGCTGCTCGTGCAGGTGAGCATGGAAAAGGGTTTGCTGTCGTAGCAGATGAAGTTAGAAAACTTGCAGAACAATCCAGAGAATCAGCTGGTCAAATAGCTGGATTAATCACTCAAATACAAGATGATACGAATGAAGCGGTACATGTTATGGAAGTCGGTACGACAGAAGTTGCAACTGGTAAACTAATCATAGATGAAACAGGAAAACGATTTGAAAAGATATTAATCTCAATTGAACAAGTTACTGCCCAAATTCAAGAAGTTACGGCTATTTCTGAAGAAATGTCCGCAAGTACAGAAGAGGTTAACGCTTCTATTGGAGAAATGGCAAATATTGCGCAACATTCTGCTGATAATACACAAAATGTTGCTTCTGCATCAGAAGAACAACTTGCTTCTATGGAAGAAATCACAGCATCTGCTACTACTTTATCCAAAATGGCAGAGGATCTACAAGAGACAGTGAAGCAATTTAAATTGAACTAG
- a CDS encoding IS3 family transposase (programmed frameshift) translates to MSKKLFTDQEQKILVKHPYVKAVSEKGITYTDEFKAIAIKGYEDGKSSREIFEDAGFDIDIVGIQRALSALKRWRAAYKENGVSGLEDTRKYHSGRPLKRQLSVDEKYARLEAQNELLKKIGPSRKDVGEEQVKLTEARQFQLIHTVIEMHDLKQMVRYLCRLIGVSRSGYYRYFSDEAVAKRQTDHQADETVKDIILKAIHFRRRPTKGARQIKMTLERHYQITYNLKRIRRIMKKFEIVCPIRKANPYRRMAKATKEHRTLPNLLNREFKQGISGKVLLTDITYLSYGKGKRAYLSTIKDAETNEILAYETSDKITLDIALSTVKKLKKNGKKLAEGAFIHSDQGVHYTSPHFQKLVKKMGLGQSMSRRGNCWDNAPQESFFGHFKDEIDMKSCEALEDVKREIKSYMTYYNHYRGQWNLKRMTPVEYRHHLLQVS, encoded by the exons ATGTCAAAGAAATTATTTACTGATCAAGAACAAAAAATACTGGTGAAACATCCTTATGTAAAAGCTGTTAGTGAAAAGGGAATTACATATACAGATGAATTTAAAGCAATAGCTATTAAGGGATATGAAGATGGTAAAAGTTCACGGGAAATCTTTGAAGATGCAGGGTTCGATATTGATATCGTGGGGATTCAACGGGCGCTTTCGGCTTTAAAACGCTGGCGTGCAGCCTATAAAGAGAATGGCGTGTCTGGGCTAGAAGATACACGTAAATATCATTCAGGACGCCCATTAAAGCGTCAATTAAGCGTAGATGAAAAGTATGCCAGATTAGAAGCGCAAAATGAACTACTAAAAAAGATAGGGC CTAGCAGAAAGGATGTTGGGGAAGAACAAGTAAAACTCACAGAGGCACGACAATTCCAATTGATACACACCGTCATCGAAATGCATGATTTAAAACAAATGGTACGCTACCTTTGTCGATTAATAGGGGTATCCCGTTCGGGATATTATCGCTATTTTTCAGATGAGGCAGTGGCAAAACGACAAACAGATCATCAAGCAGATGAAACAGTCAAGGACATCATTTTAAAGGCTATTCATTTTCGGCGTCGTCCTACCAAGGGGGCTCGTCAGATAAAAATGACATTGGAACGCCATTATCAAATTACGTATAATTTAAAACGAATTCGTCGCATTATGAAAAAGTTTGAAATCGTATGTCCGATTCGAAAAGCGAATCCTTATCGTAGAATGGCAAAAGCAACAAAAGAACATCGCACATTACCAAACCTTTTAAATCGCGAGTTTAAGCAAGGGATTTCCGGAAAAGTATTATTGACGGACATTACCTATTTAAGTTATGGAAAAGGAAAACGTGCCTATCTATCGACCATTAAAGATGCGGAAACCAATGAAATTCTAGCCTATGAAACATCCGATAAAATAACGCTAGATATCGCTCTAAGTACAGTAAAGAAATTAAAGAAGAATGGTAAAAAACTAGCTGAAGGTGCTTTCATTCACTCGGATCAAGGGGTTCACTATACCAGTCCCCACTTCCAAAAGCTTGTGAAGAAAATGGGTTTAGGTCAGTCCATGTCACGTCGTGGGAACTGTTGGGATAACGCTCCCCAAGAATCATTCTTTGGTCATTTTAAAGATGAAATAGATATGAAATCATGTGAAGCTTTGGAAGATGTAAAACGAGAGATAAAGAGCTATATGACTTATTACAATCATTATCGTGGTCAGTGGAATTTAAAAAGGATGACGCCTGTAGAATACAGACATCATCTTCTTCAAGTTTCCTAA
- a CDS encoding LuxR C-terminal-related transcriptional regulator, whose protein sequence is MKSAIDLPKGIRDDEKVSKKKTVVSDMKEDLLFLQRLQDSYASWTGLAIIIYSLEGEFLTEISWGNRQTEELYRKYITKENLESFIQPLHSINKTILLDTELGNKVIISPVLLNKRATYFIISGYIIDEKTNEMIDNYFAMNSYLSKEVVEFEALSESEVFNKVEHIKNMTEVIASYVARREEYNNTQKFSSLVSEQITSINNKTATVESILQTAIFLNDVDFIALAFHSTGDLYRVKTSVGEYSEALRDYTFSVGEGLLGYSIATKQPQFYENIENDARLWLFTKLNMDVKSLFCFPLVGDNQVIGLLFGGSTEREIDEISIYDKLSTCASLMMNHLNTLDLVDKIKNQSMEIATFEEIIKVLMTVKDLEKVLLILIDISMNFTRETFTSIVYRSDVTENNAKLLSKGILEEVVYNHLQEAAQKLFSSTLVVKKWRNPLMNETPCGIRIMEFPLVFDDYVYGSLSVGIRSKTEMDKYITVISNLAIAGGIAIHFLKTQDRFRGNLNMMELPRKLLQVYEPEKYKLAEDIKETALEFALEVGISDSIMIERLSFFSVIDPILVEGIIDDQELISLLGKIGEVLDGKSDGNLLAEFIAIIQTYHSDNSSIKSIATLKIENENMRKRFILFVNQREINVREIVLEGSLNRRQSVATEIQEETFLSLNLSTREKEVLNHVIQGCSNKEIAQLLYISEHTVKNHMTHILSKLDVSDRSQAIAKIYQMGYSPVK, encoded by the coding sequence ATGAAAAGCGCTATAGATTTACCAAAGGGGATAAGAGACGATGAAAAAGTATCTAAAAAAAAGACTGTGGTATCAGATATGAAAGAGGATTTATTATTTTTGCAAAGATTACAGGATTCATATGCCAGCTGGACTGGGTTAGCGATTATTATTTATAGCCTGGAAGGTGAATTTCTTACCGAAATATCTTGGGGAAATCGACAAACGGAAGAATTATATAGGAAATATATAACAAAAGAAAATCTCGAAAGCTTTATTCAGCCCTTACATTCGATCAATAAAACAATCTTACTCGACACTGAGCTGGGAAATAAGGTAATCATATCGCCTGTACTTTTGAATAAGAGAGCGACTTATTTTATTATTTCTGGTTATATTATTGACGAGAAAACAAATGAAATGATTGATAATTATTTTGCAATGAATAGTTATTTATCTAAGGAAGTCGTTGAATTCGAGGCACTCTCAGAAAGTGAAGTATTCAATAAAGTTGAGCATATAAAAAATATGACAGAGGTTATCGCTTCATATGTAGCAAGACGTGAAGAATATAATAACACCCAAAAATTTTCGAGCCTTGTGTCAGAACAAATAACCTCGATTAATAACAAAACGGCAACGGTTGAATCAATTTTACAAACAGCAATTTTTTTGAATGATGTCGATTTTATAGCACTTGCTTTCCACTCAACAGGCGATCTGTATAGGGTTAAAACGAGTGTTGGCGAATACTCAGAGGCTTTGAGAGATTATACATTTTCAGTTGGAGAAGGTTTACTGGGCTATTCAATTGCTACAAAACAACCTCAGTTTTATGAGAATATTGAAAATGATGCACGACTCTGGTTATTTACTAAATTGAATATGGATGTGAAAAGCTTATTTTGTTTCCCTCTTGTGGGGGACAATCAAGTAATTGGATTGTTATTTGGAGGAAGCACTGAGCGAGAAATTGATGAAATATCAATTTATGACAAACTTTCTACGTGTGCTTCTCTTATGATGAATCACTTAAATACGCTGGATTTGGTCGACAAAATTAAAAATCAATCAATGGAAATCGCTACCTTCGAAGAGATTATTAAGGTGCTGATGACAGTAAAGGATCTTGAAAAGGTATTATTAATTTTGATTGATATTAGTATGAACTTTACACGGGAAACCTTCACTTCAATTGTCTATAGAAGTGATGTAACTGAAAATAATGCGAAGCTGCTGTCAAAGGGGATTTTGGAAGAGGTCGTCTATAACCACCTTCAGGAAGCAGCACAGAAGCTCTTTTCTTCAACTCTTGTCGTCAAGAAATGGAGAAATCCTTTAATGAATGAAACCCCGTGTGGAATAAGAATCATGGAATTTCCGCTCGTTTTTGATGATTATGTATATGGCTCACTTTCTGTTGGGATTCGTTCAAAGACAGAAATGGATAAGTATATAACTGTTATTTCCAATTTGGCCATAGCAGGCGGAATAGCAATTCACTTTCTTAAGACCCAGGATAGATTTCGTGGGAATTTAAATATGATGGAATTGCCACGCAAGCTCTTGCAAGTTTATGAGCCCGAAAAATATAAATTGGCAGAAGATATAAAAGAAACTGCCTTAGAGTTTGCACTGGAAGTTGGCATTAGTGATTCGATTATGATTGAAAGACTAAGCTTTTTTTCAGTTATTGACCCTATTTTGGTGGAAGGAATAATAGACGATCAAGAATTGATTTCGTTATTGGGAAAAATAGGGGAAGTACTTGATGGGAAAAGTGATGGCAATTTATTGGCTGAGTTCATAGCAATCATTCAGACCTATCATTCCGATAATAGCTCAATCAAATCGATTGCTACATTGAAAATTGAAAACGAGAATATGCGAAAACGATTTATTTTATTCGTCAATCAAAGGGAAATAAATGTGAGAGAAATTGTACTTGAGGGAAGTTTGAATCGAAGACAATCTGTAGCTACTGAAATTCAAGAAGAAACATTTCTTAGTCTGAATTTATCAACGAGAGAAAAAGAAGTTCTGAATCACGTTATTCAAGGCTGCAGCAATAAAGAGATTGCTCAACTTCTCTATATTAGTGAGCACACTGTTAAAAACCATATGACGCATATCTTAAGTAAATTGGACGTTTCAGACCGTTCTCAGGCAATTGCTAAAATATATCAAATGGGGTATAGCCCAGTAAAGTAA
- a CDS encoding DUF1871 family protein, translating to MESIEINKKAIALLEQWDPFEAGAKAYELEIVDVISELHRLDHPTDLAKRIREIYEHSYKLWIPIEKCMKISYKLLAIKYEAKCIV from the coding sequence GTGGAATCAATCGAAATTAATAAAAAGGCTATTGCGCTTCTAGAACAATGGGATCCGTTTGAAGCGGGAGCTAAAGCATATGAACTCGAAATTGTTGATGTTATCTCAGAATTGCATCGCCTCGATCACCCGACAGACCTTGCTAAACGCATTCGTGAGATTTATGAACACTCCTATAAACTATGGATTCCAATTGAAAAATGCATGAAAATTTCTTACAAGTTATTAGCAATTAAATATGAGGCGAAATGTATCGTCTAA